The Uruburuella testudinis genome window below encodes:
- the cas1f gene encoding type I-F CRISPR-associated endonuclease Cas1f translates to MPKSKPAYLAPSELKTILHSKRAHIYYLEHCRVVVNGGRVEYITEQGSESLYWNIPIANTSCILLGSGTSITQAAVRDLSKAGVMIGFSAGGGTPLFAGTEAEIGCEFFSPQSEYRPTEYLQQWCAFWFDDDKRLQCAKQLQQMRLQTIAQCWPKLNWQYDTGRLNNLLTQFSAAFATAADSMSLLAAEGRLTTALYALANQATQQDALFRRSTRGERSDPANIFLDHGNYLAYGIGATACWVLGLPHGLAVLHGKTRRGGLVFDAADIIKDALILPQAFISATAGDSPRDFRQICIEQLTRFEALDHVIDTLKQLAAQGAVG, encoded by the coding sequence ATGCCCAAATCCAAACCTGCCTATCTCGCCCCATCGGAGCTGAAAACCATTCTGCATTCGAAACGTGCCCATATTTATTATCTGGAGCATTGCCGCGTTGTGGTAAACGGTGGCCGGGTGGAATATATCACCGAACAGGGCAGCGAATCGCTCTACTGGAATATTCCTATCGCCAATACCAGTTGCATTCTGCTCGGCAGCGGCACATCCATCACCCAGGCCGCGGTACGCGACTTGAGCAAAGCCGGCGTGATGATCGGCTTCAGCGCAGGCGGCGGCACACCTCTGTTTGCCGGCACCGAAGCAGAAATCGGCTGTGAATTTTTCAGTCCGCAAAGCGAATACCGCCCCACCGAATATCTACAGCAATGGTGCGCATTTTGGTTTGATGACGACAAGCGTCTGCAATGCGCCAAACAATTACAACAAATGCGTTTGCAAACCATTGCCCAATGCTGGCCCAAACTCAATTGGCAATACGACACAGGCCGTCTGAACAACTTGCTGACACAATTTTCGGCCGCGTTTGCCACCGCCGCCGACAGCATGTCGCTGCTGGCCGCCGAAGGCCGCCTGACCACCGCCCTATATGCACTTGCCAATCAGGCCACACAACAAGATGCCCTCTTCCGCCGAAGCACACGCGGCGAGCGCAGCGATCCGGCCAACATTTTTCTCGACCACGGCAACTACCTGGCCTACGGCATCGGTGCCACCGCCTGCTGGGTATTGGGGCTGCCGCACGGGCTGGCAGTGCTGCATGGCAAAACGCGGCGCGGCGGCCTGGTATTCGATGCTGCCGACATCATTAAAGATGCCCTGATTCTGCCTCAGGCCTTTATTTCTGCCACCGCGGGCGACAGCCCCCGTGATTTCCGCCAAATCTGCATCGAACAACTCACTCGCTTTGAAGCACTCGATCATGTTATCGACACCTTAAAACAACTTGCAGCGCAAGGAGCGGTCGGATGA
- a CDS encoding bifunctional 4-hydroxy-2-oxoglutarate aldolase/2-dehydro-3-deoxy-phosphogluconate aldolase: MTPREILSAGKVVPVIAIDDLSTAVDLAHALVEGGIPTLEITLRTPAGIEAIRQIKKEVPNAIVGAGTVINGEQLKAVEDAGAVFAISPGFNINFAKAAEKSSIAVIPGIATPGELMLALEHGIDTMKLFPAEVVGGKAMLKALYGPFADVRFCPTGGISLETAPEYLALPNVLCVGGSWLTPKAAVQSKDWATITQLAKEASAL, translated from the coding sequence ATGACCCCACGCGAAATTCTCAGCGCCGGCAAAGTCGTACCGGTAATCGCCATCGACGACCTCTCTACCGCCGTTGACTTGGCACACGCTCTGGTGGAAGGCGGCATCCCCACCCTCGAAATCACCCTGCGCACCCCCGCCGGCATCGAAGCCATCCGCCAAATCAAAAAAGAAGTGCCCAATGCCATTGTCGGCGCCGGCACCGTGATTAACGGCGAACAGCTCAAAGCCGTGGAAGATGCAGGCGCCGTATTCGCCATCAGCCCCGGCTTCAACATCAACTTTGCAAAAGCCGCCGAAAAAAGCAGCATTGCCGTGATTCCCGGCATCGCCACACCGGGCGAATTAATGCTCGCGCTGGAACACGGCATCGACACCATGAAGCTGTTTCCCGCCGAAGTTGTGGGCGGCAAAGCCATGCTCAAAGCCCTCTACGGCCCGTTTGCCGACGTGCGCTTCTGCCCCACCGGCGGCATCAGCCTCGAAACCGCACCCGAATATTTGGCACTACCCAACGTATTGTGTGTCGGCGGCTCATGGCTCACCCCGAAAGCAGCGGTTCAAAGCAAAGACTGGGCTACCATTACCCAACTTGCCAAAGAAGCTTCAGCGCTGTAA
- the edd gene encoding phosphogluconate dehydratase codes for MSTPTPLHPTLDAVTRRIIERSQPTRSAYLARIRAARHQGRLERSQLGCTNLAHAFAAAPEAIKIELKQEKTPNFGIVSAYNDMVSAHQPLQDFPAWIKEEAFKHGATVQFAGGTPAMCDGITQGYEGMELSLFSRDVIAMSTAVALSHQMFDAAFYLGVCDKIVPGLLIGALSFGHLPAVFVPAGPMTSGIANDAKAKTRQLFAEGKVGRDALLESEMGSYHSPGTCTFYGTANSNQMMMEMMGLHMPNTAFVNPNTPMREALTRAAGAHLAQAVKNDAILPVGEMIDEKSIVNAIVGLMATGGSTNHTMHLVAFARAAGIIVNWDDFDEISSIIPLLARVYPNGKADVNHFAAAGGLAFVIRELLDAGLMHEDVNTVVGHGMRAYTKEPFMINGKLEWRDAPAVSGDEDVVRPAANPFSPDGGLRLMKGNIGRGVIKVSAVTPDHRIIEAPAIVFDDQKDVLAAFDRGELERDFVAVVRFQGPRANGMPELHKLTPQLSILQGRGFKVALVTDGRMSGASGKVPASIHMSPEALLGGAIGKIRTGDMIRFDAENGELNVLVDEAEWNAREIPSPDLSKNAHGVGRELFAGFRSLSSSAETGAMSFGGDFA; via the coding sequence ATGAGCACCCCTACCCCCCTCCATCCCACCCTTGATGCCGTTACCCGGCGCATCATCGAACGCAGCCAACCCACACGCAGCGCTTATCTGGCGCGTATCCGTGCCGCCCGCCACCAGGGCCGCCTTGAGCGCAGCCAGCTCGGTTGCACCAATCTTGCCCACGCTTTCGCCGCCGCCCCCGAAGCCATCAAAATCGAGCTGAAACAAGAAAAAACCCCCAATTTCGGCATCGTATCAGCTTATAACGACATGGTTTCGGCGCATCAGCCGCTGCAAGACTTCCCCGCCTGGATTAAAGAAGAAGCGTTCAAACACGGCGCCACCGTACAATTCGCCGGCGGCACGCCCGCCATGTGCGACGGCATCACCCAAGGCTACGAAGGCATGGAATTATCGCTGTTTTCGCGCGATGTGATTGCCATGAGCACCGCCGTGGCGCTGTCGCACCAAATGTTTGATGCCGCCTTTTATCTGGGCGTGTGCGACAAAATCGTGCCCGGCCTGCTTATCGGCGCATTGAGCTTCGGCCACCTGCCCGCCGTATTCGTGCCCGCCGGCCCGATGACCAGCGGCATTGCCAACGATGCAAAAGCCAAAACCCGCCAATTGTTTGCCGAAGGCAAAGTCGGCCGCGATGCCCTGCTTGAAAGCGAAATGGGCTCCTACCACAGCCCCGGCACCTGCACGTTTTACGGCACCGCCAACTCCAACCAGATGATGATGGAAATGATGGGGCTGCATATGCCCAACACCGCTTTCGTCAACCCCAACACCCCGATGCGTGAAGCACTCACCCGCGCAGCAGGCGCACACTTGGCTCAAGCGGTGAAAAACGACGCCATTTTGCCCGTGGGCGAAATGATTGATGAAAAATCCATCGTCAACGCCATTGTCGGCCTGATGGCCACCGGCGGCTCCACCAACCACACCATGCACCTGGTCGCCTTTGCCCGCGCCGCCGGCATCATCGTCAACTGGGACGATTTCGACGAAATCTCATCTATCATCCCGCTGCTTGCCCGCGTGTATCCCAACGGCAAAGCCGACGTCAACCACTTCGCCGCAGCAGGCGGCCTGGCTTTCGTTATCCGTGAGCTGCTCGATGCCGGCCTGATGCACGAAGACGTCAACACCGTGGTCGGCCACGGCATGCGCGCCTACACCAAAGAGCCGTTTATGATTAACGGCAAACTTGAATGGCGCGATGCCCCCGCCGTAAGCGGCGATGAAGATGTGGTACGCCCCGCCGCCAACCCCTTCTCACCCGACGGCGGCCTGCGCCTGATGAAAGGCAATATCGGCCGCGGCGTGATTAAAGTATCGGCGGTTACCCCCGACCACCGCATCATCGAAGCGCCCGCCATCGTATTCGACGACCAAAAAGACGTTTTGGCCGCCTTCGACCGCGGCGAATTAGAACGCGATTTCGTAGCTGTTGTCCGCTTCCAAGGCCCGCGCGCCAACGGCATGCCCGAATTGCACAAGCTCACCCCGCAACTGAGCATTCTGCAAGGCCGTGGTTTTAAAGTTGCCCTGGTCACAGACGGGCGCATGTCGGGCGCTTCCGGCAAAGTGCCCGCCTCTATCCACATGAGCCCCGAAGCCCTGCTCGGCGGTGCCATCGGTAAAATCCGCACCGGCGACATGATCCGCTTTGATGCCGAAAACGGCGAATTGAATGTGTTGGTCGACGAAGCCGAATGGAACGCCCGCGAAATCCCCTCGCCCGATCTGAGTAAAAACGCCCACGGCGTCGGCCGCGAACTGTTTGCCGGCTTCCGCAGCTTGAGCAGCAGCGCCGAAACCGGTGCCATGAGCTTCGGCGGCGATTTCGCTTAA
- the zwf gene encoding glucose-6-phosphate dehydrogenase, whose translation MNAQTNFDLVLFGATGDLAMRKLLPCLYQAHAAGLLHPEGRILGVSRSELSTEAFLQKVESDSKIHVKTHYTDELWQSFIKRIRYLTVDATKAETFKALGEAVAARPNTDNVVVYLSTAPKFFTPICENLAAIGLNSDKVRVVLEKPLGTDLQSSQEINAAVGAFYKEEQIYRIDHYLGKEALQNLLALRFANIMFEPLWNKKYIKSVQLTIAEQLGVEERGEFYDITGALRDMVQNHLMQMLCMTAMEAPASLDADAVRDEKLKVIKSLKPLTSADVDADVVRGQYAAGEKDGQALNAYLNEYQVPAGSRTETYVAIKAEINNERWNGVPFYLRTGKRMAGKVAEIVLNFRDLSSHIFEGSAAAPNRLVIELQPTESIRLYTQVKTPGAGNHVEVAPLVLDMGKAIEGRRAEAYERLLLDVINGKLALFNRRDELEAAWEWVMPIMENWAQAEQPPHEYAANSWGPKAAEELLARNGDAWHEAQ comes from the coding sequence ATGAATGCACAAACAAACTTTGATTTGGTGTTATTTGGCGCCACCGGCGATTTGGCCATGCGCAAACTGCTGCCGTGTCTTTATCAGGCGCATGCGGCCGGTCTGCTGCATCCTGAAGGCCGCATTCTCGGTGTCAGCCGCAGTGAATTGAGCACTGAGGCTTTTTTGCAAAAAGTGGAAAGCGATTCGAAAATCCATGTCAAAACCCATTATACCGATGAATTATGGCAGAGCTTTATCAAGCGTATCCGATATCTGACCGTAGATGCCACCAAAGCCGAAACGTTTAAAGCATTGGGCGAAGCCGTGGCCGCGCGCCCCAATACCGATAATGTGGTGGTGTATCTTTCTACAGCGCCGAAATTTTTCACACCGATTTGCGAAAACCTGGCCGCCATCGGCCTCAACAGCGACAAAGTGCGCGTGGTGCTGGAAAAACCGCTGGGCACTGATTTGCAGTCTTCACAAGAAATCAATGCCGCCGTGGGCGCCTTCTATAAAGAAGAGCAGATCTACCGCATCGACCATTATTTGGGCAAAGAAGCCCTGCAAAACCTGCTGGCGCTGCGTTTTGCCAATATTATGTTTGAGCCGTTGTGGAACAAAAAATACATCAAAAGCGTGCAGTTGACCATTGCCGAGCAATTGGGGGTGGAAGAGCGCGGCGAGTTTTACGACATCACCGGCGCGCTGCGCGATATGGTGCAAAACCACCTGATGCAGATGCTGTGTATGACCGCCATGGAAGCGCCGGCCAGCCTGGATGCCGATGCTGTGCGCGATGAAAAGTTAAAAGTGATCAAATCGCTCAAGCCGCTGACTTCTGCCGATGTTGATGCTGATGTGGTACGCGGCCAATATGCAGCCGGCGAAAAAGACGGCCAAGCGCTTAATGCTTATTTAAACGAATATCAAGTGCCGGCCGGCAGCCGCACCGAAACTTATGTGGCGATTAAAGCCGAGATCAACAACGAGCGTTGGAACGGCGTGCCGTTTTACCTGCGCACGGGCAAGCGTATGGCCGGTAAAGTGGCGGAAATCGTGTTGAATTTCCGCGATTTGAGCAGCCATATTTTTGAGGGCAGCGCCGCCGCCCCCAACCGCTTGGTGATCGAGCTGCAACCCACCGAATCCATCCGCCTCTATACCCAAGTGAAAACACCCGGCGCTGGCAATCATGTGGAAGTGGCGCCGTTGGTGCTGGACATGGGCAAGGCCATCGAAGGCCGCCGCGCCGAAGCTTACGAGCGGCTGCTGTTGGATGTGATCAACGGCAAACTGGCTTTGTTTAACCGCCGCGACGAATTGGAGGCAGCATGGGAATGGGTGATGCCGATTATGGAAAACTGGGCGCAGGCCGAGCAGCCGCCGCATGAATACGCCGCCAACAGCTGGGGGCCGAAAGCCGCAGAAGAATTACTGGCACGCAACGGCGATGCCTGGCACGAAGCGCAATAA
- the pgl gene encoding 6-phosphogluconolactonase: MSYQWHSHENAAASAAALADAVADALQAALDKKGGAVLAVSGGRSPIAFFEALSQKDLDWAKIGLTLVDERIVPTDHADSNTGLVRQYLLQNKAAAAHWIPMVEADAREAALAPEAALQTALKHFRQPDALVLGMGGDGHTASLFPQAPQLDKGLDLANDVPLLHTTPVTAPHERISMTLAAILNTPAVFLAIQGEEKKKVFEAAAQGLNKTFPISYVLNQPKVECHVHYAN, translated from the coding sequence ATGAGCTATCAATGGCATTCTCATGAAAACGCCGCCGCATCAGCTGCCGCGCTGGCCGATGCGGTGGCTGATGCACTGCAAGCCGCGCTGGATAAAAAAGGCGGAGCGGTGTTGGCCGTGTCGGGCGGACGTTCGCCGATTGCTTTTTTTGAAGCCTTGTCGCAAAAAGATTTGGATTGGGCAAAAATCGGCTTGACTTTGGTCGACGAGCGTATTGTGCCGACCGACCATGCCGACAGCAACACCGGCCTGGTGCGCCAATACCTGCTGCAAAACAAAGCCGCCGCCGCACATTGGATTCCGATGGTGGAAGCAGATGCACGCGAAGCCGCTTTGGCGCCGGAAGCCGCTCTTCAGACGGCCTTGAAGCATTTTCGCCAACCCGATGCGCTGGTGCTCGGCATGGGCGGCGACGGTCACACCGCCTCGCTGTTTCCGCAAGCCCCCCAGCTCGATAAAGGGCTGGATTTGGCCAATGATGTGCCGTTGCTGCACACCACACCGGTAACCGCGCCGCACGAGCGCATCAGCATGACGCTGGCCGCCATTCTCAACACCCCCGCTGTGTTTCTGGCGATTCAGGGCGAAGAGAAGAAAAAAGTGTTTGAAGCGGCCGCCCAAGGCTTGAATAAAACCTTTCCGATCAGTTATGTTCTCAATCAACCAAAGGTAGAATGCCATGTCCACTACGCAAACTGA
- a CDS encoding glucokinase, translated as MSTTQTEATAWPRLVADIGGTNARFALETAPQKIEKVEVLPCNDYDTVVDAIREYLKRVSEPKISHAAIAIANPILGDWVQMTNHHWAFSIETTRQSLGFETLILLNDFTAQALAITCIPKDELVQIGGFKQVDDAPKAVIGPGTGLGVSGLIPSKAGWVPLAGEGGHVSFAPFDDAEIMIWQYAKQKYGHVSAERFLSGAGLSLIHEALSAREGIKRQKLTPAEISERALSGTSPLCRLTLDIFCAMLGTVSSNLALTLGASGGVYLCGGIIPRFIDYFKSSPFRTRFESKGRFDAYLAAIPVYIVLSKYPGINGAAVALANHLAVSALPAAAGQTADKSKT; from the coding sequence ATGTCCACTACGCAAACTGAAGCCACTGCCTGGCCGCGCCTGGTTGCCGATATCGGCGGCACCAACGCCCGTTTCGCCTTGGAAACCGCACCGCAAAAAATCGAAAAAGTAGAAGTGTTGCCCTGCAATGATTACGACACCGTCGTCGATGCCATCCGCGAATACCTCAAGCGGGTGAGCGAGCCGAAAATCAGCCACGCCGCCATTGCCATTGCCAACCCGATTTTGGGCGACTGGGTGCAGATGACCAACCACCATTGGGCATTTTCTATCGAAACCACCCGCCAATCGTTGGGTTTTGAAACCCTGATTCTGCTTAACGACTTCACCGCGCAGGCCTTGGCGATTACCTGTATTCCGAAAGACGAGCTGGTGCAGATCGGCGGCTTTAAGCAGGTAGACGATGCCCCTAAAGCCGTTATCGGGCCGGGCACGGGCTTGGGCGTGAGCGGCCTGATTCCGAGTAAGGCCGGTTGGGTGCCGCTGGCAGGCGAGGGCGGCCATGTGAGCTTTGCGCCGTTTGACGATGCCGAAATCATGATTTGGCAATATGCCAAGCAAAAATATGGCCATGTGTCGGCCGAGCGCTTTTTGAGCGGTGCCGGATTGTCGCTGATTCATGAAGCCTTGTCAGCCCGCGAAGGCATCAAGCGCCAAAAGCTCACGCCTGCCGAAATCAGTGAGCGCGCCCTGAGCGGCACATCGCCGCTGTGCCGGCTGACGTTGGATATTTTCTGCGCGATGTTGGGCACCGTGTCTTCCAATCTGGCGCTCACATTGGGCGCCAGCGGCGGCGTGTATTTGTGCGGCGGCATTATTCCGCGCTTTATCGATTATTTCAAAAGCTCGCCGTTCCGCACCCGTTTTGAAAGCAAAGGCCGCTTTGATGCCTATCTGGCAGCGATTCCGGTGTATATCGTGTTGAGCAAATATCCGGGCATCAATGGTGCTGCGGTGGCGCTGGCCAATCATTTGGCGGTTTCAGCTTTGCCCGCCGCGGCCGGACAAACGGCAGACAAGAGTAAAACTTAA
- a CDS encoding SIS domain-containing protein produces MLNKISESLTNLSGAERKVAECALAEPKWFVHAAVAEIAEHASVSQPTVIRFCRSLGYKGLPEFKLSLSASIGHEGMPYVHEELNADDDMGDVTEKVLGNTAASILGARRYLKETDLENAIAMLTHARRVEFYGVGNSGIVAQDAQHKFFRFGISTVAYVDTHIQLMAASVLSNQDVLVVISNSGSSIEVLDAVSIAKENGAAVIAITRADSPLAQLADCVLSVMSQEDTERYTPMVTRLLQLVVIDILAIGLALRLGEIASLQLEKGKRSIHNKRIEHEKEQHS; encoded by the coding sequence ATGTTAAACAAAATCAGTGAATCTTTAACCAATTTGTCAGGTGCCGAGCGTAAAGTGGCCGAGTGCGCATTGGCCGAACCGAAGTGGTTTGTACATGCGGCGGTGGCCGAAATCGCCGAACACGCTTCCGTGAGCCAGCCGACCGTGATTCGTTTCTGCCGCAGCCTGGGTTATAAAGGTTTGCCCGAATTCAAGCTTTCTCTGTCGGCCAGCATCGGTCACGAAGGCATGCCTTATGTGCACGAAGAGCTTAATGCCGATGACGATATGGGCGATGTGACCGAAAAAGTGCTCGGCAACACGGCCGCTTCGATTTTGGGCGCCCGGCGCTATTTGAAAGAAACCGATCTCGAAAACGCCATTGCCATGCTCACCCATGCCCGCCGCGTTGAGTTTTACGGTGTGGGCAATTCGGGAATTGTGGCGCAAGATGCCCAGCATAAATTTTTCCGCTTCGGTATTTCTACTGTGGCTTATGTCGATACCCATATCCAGCTGATGGCCGCTTCGGTGTTGAGCAATCAGGATGTGCTGGTGGTGATTTCCAATTCCGGCTCTTCGATTGAAGTGCTGGATGCGGTCAGCATTGCCAAAGAAAACGGCGCCGCCGTGATTGCCATTACCCGCGCCGATTCGCCGTTGGCACAATTGGCCGATTGCGTGCTGAGCGTGATGTCGCAAGAAGACACCGAGCGCTACACCCCGATGGTGACGCGGCTGCTGCAATTGGTGGTTATTGATATTCTGGCCATCGGCTTGGCCTTGCGTTTGGGCGAAATCGCCAGCCTGCAATTGGAAAAAGGCAAACGCAGCATCCACAACAAACGCATCGAACACGAAAAGGAGCAACATTCATGA
- the pgi gene encoding glucose-6-phosphate isomerase, producing the protein MKHLEDLPTWRELWKHFDATKGQHMRELFEQDPQRAERYWVEVGGMKLDYSKNRITDETLELLMKLAREAGLPERMKQMFRGEKINTTENRAVLHVALRNRTNAPIMVDGEDVMPKVNHVLRRMGEFAHEVRSGDWLGYTNQVITDVVNIGIGGSDLGPLMMCTALKPFGHPRMNMHFVSNVDGSQLRDVLEKVHPETTLFIIASKTFTTQETLTNALTAREWFLKHAGDKAAVAKHFVAVSTNKKAVADFGIDTANMFEFWDWVGGRYSLWSAIGLPIMLYLGEENFIEMLNGAHLVDQHFINAPLEQNMPVLLGMIGVWYINYYGGGSHIIAPYDQHLHRLPKFIQQLDMESNGKQVTLDGKTVEHETAPIIWGETGINGQHAFFQLLHQGTHITPIDLIASLEKRSNLPGHHEILLANVFAQAEAFMRGKTPDEVRAELQAQGMDEARIEELVPHKTFSGNRPSNLILLNKINPRNMGSLIALYEHKTFVQGVIWDINSFDQWGVELGKQLAKTILAELTGEIEVQPHDSSTAHLIKLYRNANCDKDKGEC; encoded by the coding sequence ATGAAGCATTTAGAAGATTTGCCGACATGGCGGGAGCTGTGGAAGCATTTTGACGCCACAAAAGGCCAACATATGCGCGAATTGTTTGAGCAGGATCCGCAACGCGCCGAGCGCTACTGGGTGGAAGTGGGCGGCATGAAGTTGGATTACTCCAAAAACCGCATCACCGATGAAACCCTCGAGCTGCTGATGAAGCTGGCGCGTGAAGCCGGCCTGCCCGAGCGGATGAAACAAATGTTCCGCGGCGAAAAAATCAACACCACTGAAAACCGCGCCGTGCTGCATGTGGCTTTGCGCAACCGCACCAATGCGCCGATTATGGTAGACGGCGAAGATGTAATGCCCAAGGTCAACCATGTGCTGCGCCGCATGGGCGAATTTGCGCACGAAGTGCGCAGCGGCGATTGGTTGGGCTATACCAATCAGGTGATTACCGATGTGGTCAACATCGGCATCGGCGGCTCTGATTTGGGCCCCTTGATGATGTGTACCGCGCTCAAACCGTTCGGCCATCCGCGCATGAATATGCATTTCGTGTCCAACGTCGACGGCTCGCAGCTGCGCGATGTGCTCGAAAAAGTACACCCCGAAACCACCTTGTTTATCATCGCCTCCAAAACCTTCACCACGCAGGAAACCTTAACCAATGCGCTCACGGCACGCGAATGGTTTTTAAAACATGCCGGCGACAAGGCTGCTGTGGCCAAGCATTTTGTGGCCGTGTCTACCAATAAAAAAGCCGTGGCCGATTTCGGTATCGACACTGCCAATATGTTTGAATTTTGGGATTGGGTAGGCGGCCGCTACAGCCTGTGGTCGGCCATCGGTTTGCCGATTATGCTGTATTTGGGCGAAGAAAACTTTATCGAAATGCTCAACGGCGCACATTTGGTCGACCAGCATTTCATCAATGCGCCGCTGGAGCAAAATATGCCGGTGCTGCTGGGCATGATCGGCGTGTGGTATATCAATTATTACGGTGGCGGCAGCCACATCATCGCCCCTTACGACCAGCATCTGCACCGCCTGCCTAAGTTTATCCAGCAATTGGATATGGAAAGCAACGGCAAGCAGGTTACCCTCGACGGCAAAACGGTAGAGCATGAAACCGCGCCGATTATCTGGGGCGAAACCGGCATCAACGGTCAGCATGCCTTCTTTCAACTGCTGCATCAGGGCACCCACATCACCCCGATTGATCTGATTGCCTCGCTGGAAAAACGCAGCAACCTGCCCGGGCACCATGAAATTTTGCTGGCCAACGTGTTTGCCCAAGCCGAAGCCTTTATGCGCGGCAAAACGCCGGACGAGGTGCGGGCGGAATTGCAGGCGCAAGGCATGGATGAGGCGCGCATCGAAGAGCTGGTGCCGCATAAAACCTTTTCCGGCAACCGCCCCAGCAACCTGATTTTGCTTAATAAAATCAACCCCCGCAATATGGGCAGCCTGATTGCGCTGTATGAGCACAAAACCTTTGTGCAGGGCGTGATTTGGGATATCAACAGCTTTGACCAGTGGGGCGTGGAGTTGGGCAAACAATTGGCCAAAACCATTTTGGCCGAGCTGACCGGTGAAATCGAAGTACAGCCGCACGACAGCTCGACCGCGCATTTGATCAAGCTTTACCGCAATGCCAATTGTGATAAAGACAAAGGCGAATGCTGA